A stretch of DNA from Leptospira licerasiae serovar Varillal str. VAR 010:
CTTTTCCAATTCTGAACCGGGTTTAGCTTGAACTGAATAGAAAAATATTTCACCTAAACCAGTAGAGTTAGGTGCAACTTCCGGTGAAACATCATCCGGGAGTTTATTTTTGGCACTCGATAACCTCTCTAATACAAGAGACCTTGCCAAATATATATCCGTACCTTCTTTAAAGATTAAAGTTAAATTAGAAAGTCCGAATTTAGAAACAGAACGAATATCAATTAAATTAGGCAACCCCATCAATTCCGTCTCTAGAGGAAAGGTAACAAGCTTCTCTACTCTCTCCGGGTCTAACGGCCCGGTATTTGTAGTTACAATAACCTGTACATTTGTAATATCCGGCACAGCGTCTATTGGCACCTGCTTAAGATTAAAGAAAGAATAAATAAAAAGAAATAATACGATCCCTATAGATAGAATCGAATTATTTAGAACCGTATTTAAAAGTTTGCTCAGCATTTTTCAATACTCCTATAATGTCTTTTTCATTGGTGATATATAGAAGATTGAGAAATGCTTCTATATGCGTTTGTTGCGCATCCAATATGGCATGGTATGTTTCGTGAAGTTGATTCTCCAACTCCAGATAACTTAAAATTTGAATCCGAGATCTGGAAAATTCAGTATCCGCGAAGGTAAGGTCATTCTCAATTTCTTCCAGCTTAGACAAATCGAATAATTTAATATTAACTTTCGATTTCTCATATTCCAAAATTGTTTGCCGAAGATTCATTCTAATTAGATTCTCTTGCTGCAGTACGTTATTCGATTTTGCGTCCAAATTTTTTGCAGCGGAGGCAACTTTATTTTGATATTGATCCCATACTGGAACCCTGAACTTTAAACCCACATCGAAATATCTGTTTGCAACCCCAGATTTATCTTCTCCAACCTGGCCAATCACTGCATAGTCGGGATATTTTTCCAAACTAGCTAAGCGATATTCAGTTCTTGCTTTCTCTACTTCTCCTCTTGCAGTCAATAGCATCGGGTTGTTATCAATGGCTTTTTTTTCCAAATCGCTTTGATCAAAACGAATCCCGTCTTTAAAAAAGGGCAAAGACAACAAAGGAACCGAATCAAATCTAAGATACAAATTCATTGATTCGTAATTCTTTGAGGAGAGTAACTCTAAATCATTAAAATGTTTCTTTAAAGTCAGTATCCTTCTTTCCAAAATGAATAAATCAGTTTTGGCTTGAGGAGTTATAAAAGGTCTTGATCTGATATAATTTTCGATTATAGCAAGTCTACGTAGCCTCTCTTTCACATGGCCTCTATTTATATCAGCCATAAGATATCGATAAGCAAATTTTACTGCATTCAGTCGCACTGAGTTTGTAGCTTCAATAACTTGTATTTCTTTAATCTTGGAATCATTATCCACTAAGAGTTGTTTTAACTCTTTTCTTCCGGGGAAATAAATAGGCTGCTCTACTTGAAAAGAATATTCAAAGCCGGACTCATTTGCAGCCTTTCTCTGACCATAATCCATGGATAGAATGGGGTTCTGAGTCATCCCCTCTTGCCTCTTTCTAAAATAAAGGCTTTCTAAGTCTGAGCTTAAAGAGAGAAGTAATGGTGAATTGCGTTCTGCAATTTCGACAACATTCTCCATTGTAATCTTTGCCGATTTTTTCTCTGCAGGTTCAGCTCCAAAATTAGGAACAACACTTAAAGAGAAAAATATGATCGATAAAACGAATTTGTTTAAATTAATAATTCTATAGAGGTAAATATTCCTCTTAAATAAATAGCAGTACACAGCTAACCTCCACGTTTTAAACTTAACTGTCTAAAAACGTGGATATTTAAATTAGAATTCGGATGGTATTAAGGCTAAAGATCGGATCAGAATGGACATCAATTGGAAAGATCGAATCTCGCAACTCTGAAATAGCAATTTCGATATTTAACAACGAATCTACAAAAAATATATAACTGCTTAGAAATGAAAGATGAGCAAAAGAGCTAAAAAACTTCTCTTTGTACGATATGTTTATACTACCAGTATCCCATTCGCAATCAG
This window harbors:
- a CDS encoding TolC family protein — protein: MYCYLFKRNIYLYRIINLNKFVLSIIFFSLSVVPNFGAEPAEKKSAKITMENVVEIAERNSPLLLSLSSDLESLYFRKRQEGMTQNPILSMDYGQRKAANESGFEYSFQVEQPIYFPGRKELKQLLVDNDSKIKEIQVIEATNSVRLNAVKFAYRYLMADINRGHVKERLRRLAIIENYIRSRPFITPQAKTDLFILERRILTLKKHFNDLELLSSKNYESMNLYLRFDSVPLLSLPFFKDGIRFDQSDLEKKAIDNNPMLLTARGEVEKARTEYRLASLEKYPDYAVIGQVGEDKSGVANRYFDVGLKFRVPVWDQYQNKVASAAKNLDAKSNNVLQQENLIRMNLRQTILEYEKSKVNIKLFDLSKLEEIENDLTFADTEFSRSRIQILSYLELENQLHETYHAILDAQQTHIEAFLNLLYITNEKDIIGVLKNAEQTFKYGSK